Below is a genomic region from Cydia strobilella chromosome 1, ilCydStro3.1, whole genome shotgun sequence.
GCACTGCGTAATTCACTTCTAGCTCCTCAACCGGGGATAATGATGGGAAGGTATCAGATTCGGAAAACTTTTGACTATGCTCCGTTGTGGGAGCGTTGAAACGCAGCATTTTCGAGTTTTTATCGCCAAGAGCTAAGTTTGCGTAGGTGTTCGCCTCGGATTTGTTAACAGGTAAAAAATTGCAGTATTCCGCCTGTTTAGGGGTTAGCGGCGTCGATGGCGGCCCTTCGTTCTTATTCGCGTCCGGGACGTCGGAAGGGACTAAATTCATGTATAATCTGGCGGATTCTTGTTGTTCTATACTGAGCTGCGCGTAATGTTCGCTGCTACTGCTGAAAGTTGGTGATAGCGGCGTCACTTGCTCCGCTTCTGGATTATTATCGTTTAGATATCTGCTCTCAAGGAACCGTGTCTCATCTTCTATATCTCTCATAGTATTAATGACGGTTTCCTGACGCAAAGTATTCCTTAGTATCGCGAGATCTCTATTCAAGTCGTTGCTGTAAACGTGTCGTACTTCCGCCGTCGCTTCGGCTTGGTTGTTGTTGTGTTCTCTCTTAAAGTCTCTGACTTGGTAGACATTAGTAACATGGTTGGTGCTCGCTTGCGTACGGGGGTATAGCGGCATGACCTCTAAGATGTCAACGCTAGATGGGGATCGGGGTGATTGCGTAACGTTGCGAGGTACTACAGTAGTTAATGTGGGGGCAACTGCGGGCGGTATGTGTGTGTTGTCTATACTGTTGTCTATGGAGGAGCGGTGGACGACGCTGGCCTGGAGGGTCTGGCGCGCTGGCGCGGGTGAGCCGGCCAGGCGCGTCACGGGGTATGGCACGGAGTCGTGGATCACG
It encodes:
- the LOC134744595 gene encoding uncharacterized protein LOC134744595, which codes for MLISSRSAMGCLHSKKEVSEMHPNVFRVVNIDENGVDLCSGQLEITDTDIILYREGRDSTVWPLHSLRRYGFEGEIFSFESGRRCETGEGIYGFKCRRASLLFRTLQQHIQLRNVIHDSVPYPVTRLAGSPAPARQTLQASVVHRSSIDNSIDNTHIPPAVAPTLTTVVPRNVTQSPRSPSSVDILEVMPLYPRTQASTNHVTNVYQVRDFKREHNNNQAEATAEVRHVYSNDLNRDLAILRNTLRQETVINTMRDIEDETRFLESRYLNDNNPEAEQVTPLSPTFSSSSEHYAQLSIEQQESARLYMNLVPSDVPDANKNEGPPSTPLTPKQAEYCNFLPVNKSEANTYANLALGDKNSKMLRFNAPTTEHSQKFSESDTFPSLSPVEELEVNYAVLDIDGNKEARPREFASPESQSYNSSRNESTASCASQGRGRLVSQGSVERGAAPAPAPSVGYTTIDFDKTVALTSVAAGDVDDGQRKRHDSTSPSGTDKPKLSFG